A genomic window from Nicotiana sylvestris chromosome 11, ASM39365v2, whole genome shotgun sequence includes:
- the LOC138881578 gene encoding uncharacterized protein yields the protein MRMLRWMYGHTRLDRIRNEVIQDKVGVAPVEAKMRGAKLKWFGHVKKRNTDAPIRRCERLALGGERRGRGRPKKSWGEVIRQDMKQLELTEDITLDRRAWRWKIRVEG from the coding sequence atgaggatgttgagatggatgtatgGGCATACTAGATTAGATAGAATTAGAAATGAAGTTATTCAAGACAAGGTGGGAGTGGCCCCTGTGGAGGCAAAGATGCGTGGGGCAAAGTTGAAATGGTTTGGGCATGTTAAGAAGAGAAACACAGATGCCCCAATCAGGAGATGTGAGAGGTTGGCCTTGGGAGGTGAGAGGAGGGGTAGAGGTAGACCAAAGAAGTCTTGGGGTgaagtgatcaggcaggacatgaagCAGCTTGAGCTGACCGAGGACATAACCCTAGATAGAAGGGCGTGGAGGTGGAAGATTAGGGtggaaggttag